A single Phytohabitans houttuyneae DNA region contains:
- a CDS encoding helix-turn-helix transcriptional regulator, with protein MRADRLVALVLLLRRRGRLSAATLARELEVSTRTVLRDIEALSAAGVPVYAERGRHGGFALSPGFQTELTGLNHDEALALLVAGSRRGAQAFGLGSALTSAMLKVVDALPEGNRDTAAGAAQRLLIDPETDLLSRRLIAEDVPAAVVAEVRRAVFAGRKLRIHYAAVGQSPKWRTVDPIGLVTVRQQGYLLATRSGADRTYRLSRVLAAEALAEPAQRPDRVDLDRIWRERSTRFRTGGDPFTVLVRINPARREDLVGTALAVLAEETDADGWLRLEVTFQDARHAEWALWQLATNAEALAPQSLRDSLRNRAAAIVTRYTAPS; from the coding sequence ATGCGCGCCGACCGGTTGGTCGCGCTGGTGCTGCTGCTGCGCCGGCGCGGGCGGCTGTCCGCGGCCACGCTGGCCCGCGAGCTGGAGGTGTCCACCCGCACCGTGCTGCGCGACATCGAGGCGCTGTCCGCGGCCGGCGTCCCGGTCTACGCCGAGCGCGGCCGGCACGGCGGTTTCGCGTTGTCGCCCGGCTTCCAGACCGAGCTCACCGGGCTCAACCACGACGAGGCGCTCGCCCTGCTGGTCGCCGGGTCGCGGCGCGGCGCGCAGGCGTTCGGCCTCGGCTCGGCGCTCACGTCGGCCATGCTCAAGGTGGTCGACGCGCTGCCCGAAGGCAATCGGGACACCGCGGCCGGTGCGGCGCAGCGGCTCTTGATCGACCCGGAGACCGACCTGCTCTCCCGCCGGCTGATCGCCGAGGACGTGCCCGCCGCGGTGGTGGCCGAGGTGCGGCGGGCGGTGTTCGCCGGACGCAAGCTGCGGATCCACTACGCCGCCGTCGGCCAGAGCCCGAAGTGGCGCACGGTGGACCCGATCGGCCTGGTCACGGTCCGCCAGCAGGGCTACCTGCTGGCCACGCGGTCCGGCGCCGACCGCACCTACCGGCTCTCGCGGGTGCTGGCCGCCGAGGCACTCGCCGAACCCGCGCAGCGGCCGGACCGCGTCGACCTGGACCGGATCTGGCGGGAACGCAGCACGCGGTTTCGCACCGGCGGCGACCCGTTCACCGTGCTGGTGCGGATAAACCCGGCCCGGCGCGAGGACCTGGTGGGCACCGCGCTCGCCGTCCTCGCCGAGGAAACCGACGCGGACGGCTGGCTGCGCCTGGAGGTCACCTTCCAGGACGCGCGGCATGCCGAGTGGGCACTGTGGCAGCTCGCCACGAACGCGGAAGCCCTTGCCCCACAGTCGTTGCGCGACTCCCTGCGCAACCGCGCCGCCGCGATCGTCACCCGCTACACGGCCCCGTCCTGA
- a CDS encoding RidA family protein yields MTVKRAAVNPWPWSLELGYNQGEVVSGHTRTLFCSGQTAMRGDGKPEHAGDMAAQLALSLDNLEATLGGGGMSLADLVRLNVYTTDVDLLFQHYGVLAARLGAAGVAPATTMLGVTRLAIPVLMVELEGTAVA; encoded by the coding sequence GTGACAGTCAAACGAGCGGCGGTCAACCCGTGGCCGTGGTCGTTGGAGCTTGGGTACAACCAGGGCGAGGTCGTCTCCGGGCACACCCGGACCCTGTTCTGCTCCGGGCAGACCGCGATGAGGGGCGACGGCAAGCCCGAGCACGCCGGTGACATGGCGGCGCAGCTGGCCCTCAGCCTGGACAACCTGGAGGCCACCCTCGGCGGAGGCGGCATGTCGCTGGCGGACCTCGTCCGGCTCAACGTGTACACCACAGACGTGGACCTGCTTTTCCAGCACTACGGTGTGCTTGCCGCGCGGTTGGGCGCCGCCGGGGTGGCACCGGCCACCACGATGCTCGGCGTGACCCGGCTGGCGATTCCGGTGCTGATGGTCGAGCTCGAGGGGACCGCGGTCGCGTGA
- a CDS encoding DUF488 domain-containing protein, with protein MTRRGRILTIGVYGFDRESFLRRLGDAGAGLLLDVRQRRGVRGSEYAWANSRRLQAALAEAGIAYEHHPELAPTTELRQLQYAEDDRRGVGKRSRRELAAEYVRRYTTEILDGADLAPIVSALSGGRTAALLCVERDPEACHRSLIAQRLADEHRVAVEHLRPL; from the coding sequence GTGACCCGGCGCGGGCGGATCCTGACGATCGGCGTCTACGGCTTCGACCGCGAGTCATTCCTGCGACGGCTGGGGGACGCGGGCGCCGGCCTGCTGCTGGACGTGCGTCAGCGCCGCGGTGTCCGCGGGTCCGAGTACGCCTGGGCGAACTCACGCCGGCTGCAGGCCGCCCTCGCCGAAGCCGGTATCGCCTACGAGCACCACCCCGAGCTGGCACCGACGACCGAGCTGCGCCAGCTCCAGTACGCCGAGGACGACCGTCGCGGGGTCGGCAAGCGTTCCCGCCGCGAGCTCGCCGCCGAGTACGTCCGCCGCTACACCACGGAGATCCTCGACGGCGCCGACCTCGCACCGATCGTGTCGGCGCTGTCGGGCGGCCGGACCGCGGCGCTGCTCTGTGTCGAGCGCGATCCCGAGGCCTGCCACCGCTCGCTGATCGCGCAGCGGCTGGCCGACGAGCATCGGGTGGCGGTCGAACACCTGCGGCCGCTGTGA
- a CDS encoding outer membrane protein assembly factor BamB family protein, translating to MAAAGLAGAAAAAAVAHRAAGARRGPRARRGSAPGRPLAPAFTLDGAVLDFLARGDSLYLARYAEPRGTLVEAYRFPGGQLRWSWVLEPGVRLVHASESRLTVADDDAAGSGPVLAGLDTENGLAVWSRPGYERVAVTDAVVLAAPPHAGSGAVPELVAFASDDGVVRWSAQVPPGTRAGGPPDIGFAPVVGSGVAVVLADGTVQVRDVDSGDLRWNVKVDVTWPVRGLLVVGDVAILYPVPQPEPAAPVAVDLGSGRVLWRAEPTARLGPCADALCDLAGSGTRAVDPRTGLHLWRQTDWHLAGTLDERHIVVTAGDPVDASTAAPAGVLDARTGRRVREFGSWRVLGSAPGLAIVQHLHSDGTSLIAKVDVETGSRTVVGVWESWLPAPRCRSTAVFVACAGTARVAVWAR from the coding sequence GTGGCAGCCGCCGGCCTCGCCGGTGCGGCCGCGGCTGCGGCGGTGGCTCACCGTGCCGCTGGCGCTCGTCGCGGTCCTCGCGCTCGTCGGGGCTCGGCGCCGGGCCGGCCGCTCGCGCCGGCGTTCACGCTCGATGGCGCGGTCCTGGACTTCCTGGCCAGGGGCGACAGCCTCTACCTCGCGCGGTACGCCGAACCGCGCGGCACCCTCGTCGAGGCGTACCGCTTTCCGGGCGGGCAGCTGCGGTGGTCCTGGGTGTTGGAGCCCGGCGTCCGGCTGGTCCACGCCAGTGAGAGCCGCCTGACGGTGGCCGACGACGACGCGGCTGGCTCCGGTCCGGTGCTGGCCGGGCTCGACACCGAAAACGGGCTGGCCGTCTGGAGCCGCCCGGGGTACGAGCGCGTCGCCGTCACGGACGCGGTCGTGCTCGCCGCACCACCGCATGCGGGCAGCGGTGCCGTACCGGAGTTGGTGGCTTTCGCCAGCGACGACGGCGTCGTGCGGTGGTCGGCGCAGGTGCCGCCGGGCACGAGGGCCGGGGGCCCGCCGGACATCGGGTTCGCGCCGGTGGTCGGCTCCGGCGTCGCCGTCGTGCTGGCGGACGGGACGGTGCAGGTTCGCGATGTGGACTCGGGCGACCTGCGCTGGAACGTGAAGGTGGACGTCACCTGGCCGGTCCGCGGCCTTCTGGTGGTCGGCGACGTGGCCATCCTGTACCCCGTGCCGCAGCCGGAGCCCGCCGCGCCGGTGGCGGTCGACCTGGGGTCCGGCCGCGTGCTGTGGCGGGCCGAGCCGACCGCCCGGTTGGGTCCGTGCGCCGACGCGCTGTGCGACCTCGCCGGGTCCGGCACGCGAGCGGTGGATCCCCGCACCGGCCTGCACCTCTGGCGGCAGACCGACTGGCACCTCGCGGGCACCCTCGACGAGCGGCACATCGTCGTCACCGCCGGCGACCCGGTCGACGCCTCTACGGCCGCGCCGGCCGGGGTGCTGGACGCGCGGACAGGGCGCCGGGTCCGCGAGTTCGGCTCGTGGCGGGTGCTGGGCTCGGCCCCCGGGCTGGCCATCGTGCAGCATCTCCACAGCGACGGCACGAGCCTGATAGCCAAGGTGGATGTGGAAACCGGCTCCCGGACGGTGGTGGGCGTGTGGGAAAGCTGGCTGCCCGCACCGCGCTGCCGGTCGACGGCGGTGTTCGTCGCGTGTGCCGGTACCGCCCGGGTCGCGGTCTGGGCGCGCTAG
- a CDS encoding winged helix-turn-helix transcriptional regulator, with the protein MTGRTTGHVARRTYDQQCALAYALDVIGERWTLLIIRELLSGPQRYSAMLDALPGIGSNLLAERLAFLVDRGLVVQSEPGRRTSGYELTELGGSLRPAVLDLARFGLTYAARERPAPGSVVTGAWAKLAIEAMVDERRAADLAETYQFEVDDEVFHVAVDFGRVRTLAGPATDPTLTVRTDATSFFKLGLRQLDPVEALVTGAVQATGSGPAVMRCLWLIGLAKDPPAGLATPERESRAGTHS; encoded by the coding sequence GTGACCGGAAGGACGACGGGGCACGTGGCGCGGCGCACCTATGATCAGCAGTGCGCGTTGGCGTACGCCCTCGACGTGATCGGCGAGCGGTGGACTCTCCTGATCATCAGGGAGCTGCTGTCCGGTCCACAGCGCTATAGCGCGATGCTGGACGCCCTGCCGGGCATCGGGTCGAACCTGCTGGCCGAGAGGCTGGCCTTCCTGGTCGACCGCGGGCTTGTCGTGCAGAGCGAGCCCGGCCGTCGCACGAGCGGCTACGAGCTCACTGAGCTCGGCGGATCCCTGCGACCCGCCGTGCTCGACCTGGCCCGGTTCGGCCTCACCTACGCGGCGCGAGAGCGGCCGGCGCCGGGATCGGTCGTGACGGGCGCCTGGGCCAAGCTGGCGATCGAGGCCATGGTGGACGAGCGACGCGCCGCCGACCTGGCCGAGACGTACCAGTTCGAGGTCGACGACGAGGTCTTCCACGTCGCCGTCGACTTCGGGCGGGTCCGCACGCTGGCCGGTCCCGCCACGGACCCGACGCTGACCGTCCGCACCGACGCGACAAGCTTCTTCAAGCTCGGGTTGCGCCAGCTCGATCCGGTCGAGGCCCTCGTCACCGGCGCCGTCCAGGCCACCGGCTCGGGGCCTGCTGTGATGCGATGCCTGTGGCTGATCGGGCTGGCGAAGGACCCGCCCGCCGGGCTCGCGACGCCGGAGCGGGAGTCCCGGGCCGGCACCCATTCATGA
- a CDS encoding YdeI/OmpD-associated family protein — protein sequence MAEKFAGTLVCEGVGAWTYVSVPDDVVSRLGGQSRIPVTGAVNGAAFTGSVMSGPGGSRYVVVNQAVRDAAGVTAGDKVQVTLSKDTAVRTVEVPDDLAAALADHPRALEYFDGLSYSRKKVYVAWITEAKRAETREARISKAIDMLTEGRPLKG from the coding sequence ATGGCGGAGAAGTTCGCCGGCACGCTGGTTTGCGAGGGAGTCGGAGCGTGGACCTACGTTTCCGTGCCCGATGACGTGGTGTCCCGGCTCGGGGGCCAGTCCCGCATCCCGGTAACCGGGGCGGTCAACGGCGCGGCGTTCACCGGTTCGGTGATGTCCGGTCCGGGCGGCAGCCGGTACGTCGTGGTCAACCAGGCCGTCCGGGACGCCGCCGGGGTGACGGCGGGTGACAAGGTGCAGGTCACCCTCAGCAAGGACACCGCGGTACGGACGGTCGAGGTCCCCGACGACCTGGCCGCCGCGCTCGCCGACCATCCGCGCGCCCTGGAGTACTTCGACGGGCTCTCGTACTCCCGCAAGAAGGTGTACGTCGCCTGGATCACCGAGGCGAAGCGGGCGGAGACGCGGGAGGCGAGGATCTCCAAGGCCATCGACATGTTGACCGAGGGTCGGCCGCTCAAGGGCTGA
- a CDS encoding SRPBCC family protein, translated as MSLDSVESTAPNLPHVDSWPDFSELKPEQAKAKFPPLNINPARSIVQDRWERLVAVAETPHDIQRVWEVLTGPDHVRHWLAVVRGTIAEVDAEFHYDFEDGEFFHCLTTEVEPPRGGTTASLSYFWRWVGVGPATRVRWDLAATADGTTRISATEESFNPPNDWRGWNGNGWPGILDQLAGYLRTGTTWRWPWRRMGPYVQIELESTPYDAWEMLSKPESLRYWLQRRYGSFATGDKLTLIMGDASGIVEMVVHQHVEPNQKFPSFLPWLEFGLKRASWPVELSGKLYIEHAGLNRALFQIFVDNWENLPADIQLEERKIIAGFFRDSMVRAQQMTGPRPAPSHPHGWS; from the coding sequence GTGTCCTTAGATTCCGTCGAGTCGACCGCCCCGAACCTGCCGCACGTCGACTCCTGGCCCGATTTCTCGGAGCTCAAGCCGGAGCAGGCGAAGGCGAAGTTCCCGCCGCTCAACATCAATCCCGCCCGGTCGATCGTGCAGGACCGGTGGGAACGGCTGGTCGCCGTCGCCGAGACGCCGCACGACATCCAACGGGTGTGGGAGGTCCTGACCGGGCCGGATCACGTCCGGCACTGGCTGGCGGTGGTCCGCGGCACGATCGCCGAGGTGGACGCCGAGTTCCACTACGACTTCGAGGACGGCGAGTTCTTCCACTGCCTGACCACCGAGGTGGAGCCCCCGCGCGGCGGCACGACCGCGTCGCTGTCGTACTTCTGGCGCTGGGTCGGCGTCGGGCCGGCCACTCGCGTGCGGTGGGACTTGGCCGCGACGGCGGACGGCACCACCCGGATCAGCGCCACCGAGGAGTCGTTCAACCCGCCGAACGACTGGCGCGGCTGGAACGGCAACGGCTGGCCCGGCATCCTCGACCAGCTCGCCGGCTACCTGCGCACCGGTACCACGTGGCGGTGGCCGTGGCGCCGGATGGGCCCTTACGTGCAGATCGAGCTCGAGTCGACGCCGTACGACGCGTGGGAAATGCTGTCCAAGCCGGAGTCGCTGCGCTACTGGCTTCAGCGCCGGTACGGCAGCTTCGCCACCGGTGACAAGCTCACCCTGATCATGGGTGACGCCAGCGGAATCGTGGAGATGGTCGTCCACCAGCACGTGGAGCCCAACCAGAAGTTCCCCTCCTTCCTGCCGTGGCTGGAGTTCGGGCTCAAGCGCGCCTCGTGGCCCGTGGAGCTGTCCGGAAAGCTCTACATCGAACACGCCGGGCTCAACCGCGCGTTGTTCCAGATCTTCGTCGACAACTGGGAGAACCTGCCGGCCGACATCCAGCTCGAGGAGCGCAAGATCATCGCTGGCTTCTTCCGGGACTCCATGGTTCGCGCGCAGCAGATGACCGGCCCCCGGCCGGCCCCGTCGCACCCGCACGGCTGGTCGTAG
- a CDS encoding cytochrome P450 encodes MTMSDQDLATTQDVLIRLMMPDAVQNPYPIYAELLEHSPIYRSQFGAYLVCRYSDAEFVLKHPELFPGVHPEAMEQMFPQAAEHEAYEVLVTSLVGSNPPKHTRLRHLVGNGFTARRVADLRASMEAWSDRMLAELVERLHAGETVDLHNSVSLPMPMHMISDLLGVPESDRRQLARQVPEMMNVVDPAASPEAVLAADAAFQDLGGYFDGLIEERRRAPRDDLVSALVSARDEGSDRLTDAELRNLLFSLWAAGFETTATAIDNAVLLLLEEPSRAAWLDTAERTAAFVDETLRYEPSVQVAPGIRFAAEAVELSGYELPEGAQVRLMLGAASRDPAAYRDPDVFDPGRTGPHPLSFGSGIHYCLGAGLARLEMGVLLPRLYKAAPNLALAGPPVRRRSVPLRDFNSLPVTLAG; translated from the coding sequence ATGACCATGTCCGACCAAGACCTCGCGACGACGCAGGACGTCCTGATCCGGCTGATGATGCCGGACGCCGTGCAGAACCCGTACCCCATCTACGCCGAACTGCTGGAGCACTCCCCGATCTACCGCAGCCAGTTCGGCGCCTACCTGGTGTGCCGGTACTCCGACGCCGAGTTCGTCCTCAAGCACCCGGAGCTGTTTCCGGGCGTGCACCCCGAGGCGATGGAACAGATGTTCCCGCAGGCGGCCGAGCACGAGGCGTACGAGGTGCTGGTGACCTCGCTGGTCGGCAGCAACCCGCCGAAGCACACCCGGCTGCGCCACCTGGTCGGCAACGGCTTCACCGCGCGGCGCGTGGCCGACCTGCGGGCGAGCATGGAGGCCTGGTCGGATCGGATGCTCGCCGAACTTGTCGAGCGGCTGCACGCGGGGGAGACGGTCGACCTGCACAATTCGGTGTCGTTGCCCATGCCGATGCACATGATCTCGGACCTGCTCGGCGTGCCGGAGAGCGACCGGCGCCAGCTCGCCAGGCAGGTCCCGGAGATGATGAACGTGGTCGACCCGGCGGCCTCGCCGGAGGCGGTGCTGGCCGCCGACGCGGCCTTCCAGGACCTCGGCGGTTACTTCGACGGGTTGATCGAGGAACGTCGCCGCGCGCCGCGTGACGACCTGGTCTCCGCGCTGGTCTCCGCGCGTGACGAGGGCAGCGATCGGTTGACCGACGCGGAGCTGCGCAACCTGCTGTTCAGCCTGTGGGCGGCCGGGTTCGAGACCACCGCCACGGCGATCGACAACGCCGTCCTGCTGCTGCTGGAGGAGCCGAGCCGGGCCGCCTGGCTGGACACCGCGGAGCGGACGGCGGCCTTCGTCGACGAGACGCTGCGGTACGAGCCGTCGGTGCAGGTGGCGCCGGGTATCCGGTTCGCGGCCGAGGCGGTGGAGCTCAGCGGGTACGAACTGCCCGAGGGCGCGCAGGTGCGGCTGATGCTCGGCGCGGCCAGCCGGGACCCGGCCGCCTACCGTGATCCGGACGTCTTCGACCCGGGCCGCACGGGTCCGCATCCGCTGAGCTTCGGTTCGGGCATCCACTACTGCCTCGGCGCCGGCCTGGCCCGGCTCGAGATGGGGGTGCTCCTGCCGCGGCTGTACAAGGCGGCGCCCAATCTGGCCCTGGCCGGTCCGCCGGTCCGCCGCCGCTCGGTTCCGCTACGCGATTTCAACTCGCTTCCGGTCACGCTCGCGGGTTGA
- a CDS encoding ATP-binding cassette domain-containing protein produces the protein MADAINAQGLRKKLGKTEALRDLSINAREGSIVGLLGPNGAGKTTSVRLLATLLRPDAGQVSICGVDALAQPRRVRGMIGLTGQFAAVDPVLTGRENLELVAQLYRMGRAAAKQRSTETLERFGLGEVAGNQVKTYSGGMRRRLDLAASVLIRPRVLFLDEPTTGLDLESRRELWKEIRELVAAGTTVLLTTQYLDEADTLADSITVLDNGQTVAQGTPGEIKARVGGDRVEFTLADPAALDRAEAILRDHAGADGELSVDRTLAQVTARLKGDITAVAPMLLALREGGIDIVTHVVRQPTLDDAFLALTGSRIKASGAGSNGSGPQQGAETGAGSKGSKR, from the coding sequence ATGGCTGATGCGATAAATGCGCAGGGCTTACGCAAGAAACTGGGGAAGACAGAGGCCCTTCGAGATCTTTCTATCAACGCCCGAGAAGGTTCCATCGTCGGACTGCTAGGTCCAAATGGAGCGGGCAAGACGACGTCGGTGCGCCTTCTCGCCACGTTGCTTCGTCCGGACGCCGGCCAGGTGTCGATCTGCGGGGTCGACGCGCTGGCGCAGCCCCGCCGCGTGCGCGGGATGATCGGGCTCACCGGCCAGTTCGCCGCCGTGGATCCGGTGCTCACCGGGCGGGAAAACCTTGAGCTGGTCGCCCAGCTTTACCGGATGGGCCGGGCCGCGGCCAAGCAGCGGTCGACCGAGACCCTGGAGCGGTTCGGGCTGGGCGAGGTCGCCGGCAACCAGGTGAAGACCTACTCCGGCGGAATGCGTCGCAGGCTGGATCTGGCGGCCAGCGTCCTCATCCGACCGCGCGTGCTTTTCCTCGACGAGCCCACGACCGGGCTCGACCTCGAATCCCGTCGCGAATTGTGGAAAGAGATCCGGGAGCTGGTCGCCGCCGGCACCACGGTTCTGCTCACCACTCAGTACCTGGACGAGGCCGACACTCTCGCGGACTCGATAACGGTTCTCGACAATGGTCAGACGGTGGCACAGGGCACGCCCGGCGAGATCAAGGCTCGGGTGGGCGGGGATCGCGTGGAGTTCACCCTCGCCGACCCGGCCGCGCTCGACCGCGCGGAGGCCATCCTCCGCGACCATGCCGGCGCCGACGGCGAGCTCAGCGTCGACCGGACGCTGGCGCAGGTGACCGCCCGGCTCAAGGGCGACATCACCGCGGTCGCACCGATGCTGCTGGCCCTGCGGGAGGGCGGGATCGACATCGTGACCCACGTGGTGCGTCAGCCGACCCTGGATGACGCGTTTCTCGCCCTGACCGGGTCACGGATCAAGGCCTCCGGCGCCGGATCCAACGGATCCGGCCCGCAGCAGGGTGCCGAGACCGGCGCCGGGTCGAAAGGATCCAAGCGGTGA
- a CDS encoding ABC transporter permease, producing the protein MSSQQTMTAADRSQPLESPAEARSGLLWYVNDARLLAGRSLRHVRRRPDQLMAAVLQPIMFFILFTYIFGGAIEVPGGDYKQFVLPGVFGQIVVFGGIAGMCVGIAEDLRNGMMDRFRSLPMGSSAVLLGRTVSETARNLVAVVVTGAVAYIFGFRFQGTIVETLAGIGILLLFGFALAWVLAIVGVTASSAEAAQSTAMPWAFLFGFVSSAFVPSESMPGWLRPFADNSPVTVTINSARAWFNGESPGSDATQSILWSIGLLIVFVPVSTILFKRATSKS; encoded by the coding sequence GTGAGCTCACAACAGACCATGACCGCCGCCGACCGGTCGCAGCCGCTGGAGTCGCCGGCGGAGGCCCGCAGCGGCCTGCTCTGGTACGTCAACGACGCCCGGCTGCTGGCCGGACGCAGCCTGCGACACGTCCGGCGGCGCCCGGACCAGCTGATGGCCGCCGTCCTTCAGCCGATCATGTTCTTCATCCTGTTCACGTACATCTTCGGCGGCGCCATCGAGGTGCCCGGCGGCGACTACAAGCAGTTCGTCCTCCCCGGAGTGTTCGGGCAGATCGTCGTCTTCGGCGGGATCGCCGGCATGTGCGTGGGCATCGCCGAGGACCTGCGCAACGGCATGATGGACCGCTTCCGGTCCCTGCCCATGGGCAGCTCCGCGGTGCTGCTGGGGCGCACCGTCTCCGAGACGGCGCGCAACCTCGTGGCGGTCGTGGTGACCGGCGCGGTGGCCTACATCTTCGGATTCCGGTTCCAGGGCACCATCGTCGAGACTCTGGCCGGCATCGGCATCCTGCTGCTGTTCGGCTTCGCCCTCGCCTGGGTGCTGGCCATCGTCGGCGTCACCGCGAGCAGCGCGGAGGCCGCGCAGTCGACCGCCATGCCGTGGGCGTTCCTGTTCGGGTTCGTCAGCTCGGCGTTCGTGCCGTCCGAGTCCATGCCGGGCTGGCTGCGCCCGTTCGCGGACAACAGCCCGGTGACGGTGACGATCAACTCGGCGCGGGCGTGGTTCAACGGCGAGTCGCCCGGCTCGGACGCGACACAGTCGATCCTGTGGTCGATCGGGCTGCTGATCGTCTTCGTGCCGGTCTCGACGATTCTGTTCAAGCGGGCGACGTCCAAGTCCTGA
- a CDS encoding sulfotransferase family protein, which translates to MEVIGVGFGRTGTASLKKALEILGFGPTYHTREIFRDPRRLADWDAAVSGAEMDWDKVFDGYRSTVDWPAAAFWRELIEKYPEARVILTVREPRAWHRSCMRTIFMVYRRDLPSRIAVSLMRIPLMMANRQLRNFNPVFDGVFRRHFGSGPIDDEDYAAEVFDRHVREVKQTVPADRLLVYRVEEGWPPLCKFLGVGVTFEPFPHDNDQRAFDKTVKGFVAQGLGRLATEPFRAAGRLLRGRSASAKQTSSETP; encoded by the coding sequence ATGGAGGTGATCGGGGTCGGCTTCGGCCGGACCGGGACCGCGTCGCTCAAGAAGGCGCTGGAGATCCTGGGCTTCGGCCCGACCTACCACACTCGTGAGATCTTCCGTGACCCCCGCAGGCTCGCCGACTGGGACGCGGCCGTTTCCGGCGCGGAGATGGACTGGGACAAGGTCTTCGACGGCTATCGATCCACTGTGGACTGGCCGGCGGCCGCCTTCTGGCGCGAGCTGATCGAAAAGTACCCGGAGGCACGGGTCATACTGACCGTCCGGGAGCCGCGGGCGTGGCACAGGTCCTGCATGCGGACCATCTTCATGGTGTACCGCAGGGATCTGCCCAGTCGGATCGCCGTGAGCCTGATGCGGATACCGCTGATGATGGCCAACCGCCAGCTGCGCAACTTCAACCCCGTCTTCGACGGTGTCTTCCGTCGCCACTTCGGCTCCGGGCCGATCGATGACGAGGACTACGCGGCCGAGGTCTTCGACCGGCATGTCCGGGAGGTCAAGCAGACGGTGCCCGCGGACCGCCTGTTGGTTTATCGAGTCGAGGAAGGATGGCCGCCATTGTGTAAGTTCCTTGGGGTCGGCGTGACCTTCGAGCCGTTCCCACACGACAACGATCAGCGTGCCTTCGACAAGACGGTAAAGGGTTTCGTCGCACAGGGGCTCGGCCGACTGGCCACTGAGCCGTTCCGTGCCGCTGGCCGGCTGCTGAGGGGCCGCAGCGCGTCGGCGAAGCAGACCTCCAGCGAAACACCGTAG
- a CDS encoding alkyl sulfatase dimerization domain-containing protein, producing the protein MDVAGDGQRLRVPTSEGIVLFDTGDRYSSDKLLAAVRAVSPAPVVSAIYSHGHIDHVFGVGPFDAEAAQRSVVPVSVVAHEAVPRRFDRYRLTAGYNALVNQRQFRAPGLVWPTVFRQPDRTYRDRLQLDIGGLGLQLRHGRGETDDATVAWLPEHRILCCGDFYAWNAPNAGNPQKVQRYVAEWAGMLEWMAGLGAEMLLPGHGVPIVGAERISMTLLGAAEILTVLHDAVLERMNAGATLDEILHADLLPPRVKELLRRPYLRPSYDEPEFIVRNVWRMYGGWYDGDPSSVKPAPRADLATEIADLAGGSRRLAARALALADEGRLPLAGHLAELAALSAPEDSEVHDARSRVFGQLEKGAPSFMARGIYAWAAAESRAKADGSDPWSTMRGGRWVP; encoded by the coding sequence GTGGATGTGGCCGGCGACGGGCAACGTCTACGTGTTCCCACCTCCGAGGGCATCGTGCTGTTCGACACCGGCGATCGCTACTCGTCCGACAAGCTGCTTGCCGCCGTGCGCGCCGTGTCCCCGGCGCCGGTCGTCTCGGCCATCTACTCTCACGGGCACATCGACCACGTGTTCGGTGTCGGCCCGTTCGACGCCGAGGCGGCGCAGCGGTCCGTCGTCCCGGTGTCCGTGGTCGCGCACGAGGCGGTTCCCCGCCGGTTCGACCGGTACCGGCTGACGGCGGGCTACAACGCTCTGGTCAACCAGCGCCAGTTCCGGGCGCCGGGCCTGGTCTGGCCGACCGTGTTCCGCCAGCCCGACCGCACGTACAGGGACCGGCTGCAGCTCGACATCGGCGGGCTGGGCCTGCAGTTGCGGCACGGTCGGGGCGAAACCGACGACGCGACCGTCGCGTGGCTGCCGGAGCACCGGATCCTGTGCTGCGGCGACTTCTACGCGTGGAACGCACCGAACGCGGGAAACCCACAGAAGGTTCAGCGGTACGTCGCCGAGTGGGCCGGGATGCTGGAGTGGATGGCCGGCCTCGGCGCGGAAATGCTGCTGCCCGGGCACGGCGTGCCCATCGTGGGTGCCGAGCGGATCTCGATGACGTTGCTGGGCGCGGCGGAGATACTCACCGTGCTGCACGACGCGGTGCTGGAGCGGATGAACGCCGGCGCGACGCTGGACGAGATCCTGCACGCCGACCTGCTCCCGCCGCGGGTGAAGGAGCTGCTCCGCCGCCCGTACCTGCGGCCGAGCTACGACGAGCCCGAGTTCATCGTCCGCAACGTCTGGCGGATGTACGGCGGCTGGTACGACGGGGATCCGTCCTCGGTCAAGCCCGCACCGCGCGCCGACCTCGCCACCGAGATCGCCGACCTCGCCGGCGGCAGCCGACGGCTCGCGGCCCGCGCCCTGGCGTTGGCGGACGAGGGACGGTTGCCGCTCGCCGGTCACCTGGCCGAGCTGGCGGCCCTGAGCGCGCCCGAGGACAGCGAGGTACACGACGCCCGATCGCGGGTCTTCGGACAGTTGGAAAAGGGGGCGCCGTCCTTCATGGCCCGCGGCATCTACGCCTGGGCGGCGGCTGAGTCGCGCGCGAAGGCGGACGGCTCGGACCCCTGGTCCACAATGCGCGGCGGCCGTTGGGTGCCCTGA